In one Halosimplex halophilum genomic region, the following are encoded:
- a CDS encoding glycosyltransferase family 87 protein: MSLLRRLWARRRERPALVAVAALLAVSLAAYPVVDWWLRATFEFASDFRFGDFGAYAGAVDRWQEGEPLYRRTDDGGFWGTYLYPPVVVLLFWPFEALLAFRDGAMAWLLATGVFLWTGLQALVAALGYDLRWYERLGLALLVAGFHPVVLTAKLGQTALFMGGLLAFAGAALVRDGRSRRPTDGPTDADLWDRPLALLAGAATAVVGVVKFACAPVGAHLLHDRRRLVGAVLVVPPVVWLSIRFFGVDAHQTYLDVLRWGVSQGSDGARSPTLWLAPYYKPLAWLPANATLGTAQAFRVAASAAIAGLAVLAPPRARRTAFALGVAAFPLLTPQTYTYYFVALLPAAVVLLAVEIERDGSPELVLLGVLLLHVHAYGLRFLVVTVPNAVPAFEALRPVYLLLQPGLWGNAVLVGLAAVRVVQATDLSTDLLPVGNTSAAGAADGD; the protein is encoded by the coding sequence ATGTCCCTGCTGCGGAGGCTGTGGGCGCGCCGCCGCGAGCGGCCGGCGCTGGTCGCCGTCGCCGCCCTCCTCGCGGTCTCGCTGGCGGCCTACCCGGTCGTCGACTGGTGGCTCCGGGCGACCTTCGAGTTCGCTTCGGACTTCCGGTTCGGCGACTTCGGCGCCTACGCCGGCGCCGTCGACCGCTGGCAGGAAGGCGAGCCGCTGTACCGGCGGACCGACGACGGCGGGTTCTGGGGGACGTACCTCTACCCGCCCGTGGTGGTCCTGCTGTTCTGGCCGTTCGAGGCCCTGCTGGCCTTCCGCGACGGGGCGATGGCGTGGCTGCTCGCGACCGGCGTCTTCCTGTGGACCGGTCTCCAGGCGCTGGTCGCGGCGCTGGGCTACGACCTCCGGTGGTACGAGCGACTCGGGCTGGCGCTCCTGGTCGCGGGCTTCCACCCCGTCGTCCTGACCGCGAAGCTCGGCCAGACGGCGCTGTTCATGGGCGGGCTGCTCGCGTTCGCCGGGGCCGCGCTGGTCCGGGACGGCCGCTCGCGGCGCCCGACGGACGGACCCACCGACGCCGACCTGTGGGACCGTCCGCTCGCGCTGCTCGCCGGCGCCGCCACCGCCGTCGTCGGGGTCGTCAAGTTCGCCTGCGCGCCCGTCGGCGCGCACCTCCTCCACGACCGGCGGCGGCTGGTCGGCGCCGTCCTCGTGGTCCCGCCGGTCGTCTGGCTGTCGATCCGGTTTTTCGGCGTCGACGCGCACCAGACCTACCTCGACGTGCTGCGGTGGGGCGTCTCCCAGGGGAGCGACGGCGCCCGCTCGCCGACGCTGTGGCTCGCGCCGTACTACAAGCCGCTTGCGTGGCTCCCCGCGAACGCGACGCTCGGGACGGCTCAGGCGTTCAGAGTCGCCGCTTCCGCCGCTATCGCCGGCCTCGCCGTCCTCGCGCCGCCGCGAGCGCGCCGGACCGCCTTCGCGCTCGGCGTCGCGGCGTTCCCCCTGCTCACCCCCCAGACCTACACCTACTACTTCGTCGCCCTGCTGCCGGCGGCGGTCGTCCTGCTCGCCGTCGAAATCGAACGCGACGGGTCCCCCGAACTCGTCCTCCTGGGCGTCCTCCTGTTGCACGTCCACGCCTACGGGCTGCGCTTCCTCGTGGTCACCGTCCCGAACGCCGTCCCCGCCTTCGAGGCGCTGCGGCCCGTCTATCTGCTCCTCCAGCCCGGCCTGTGGGGCAACGCCGTCCTCGTCGGCCTCGCCGCCGTCCGGGTCGTTCAGGCGACCGACCTCTCGACGGACCTCCTGCCCGTCGGGAACACGTCGGCGGCCGGCGCGGCCGACGGGGACTGA
- the coaBC gene encoding bifunctional phosphopantothenoylcysteine decarboxylase/phosphopantothenate--cysteine ligase CoaBC, which produces MLDGVNVALGVTGSIAAVKTVELAHELRRRGADVRAVTTDAAEGIVHPWAVEFATDNPVVTEITGAVEHVELCGREGWADVLLVAPATANTVGKIAAAVDDTPVTTCATTALGADVPVVVAPAMHEPMYDHPGVLDAIDRVESWGVEFVDPRVEEGKAKIATADAIALATARAATPDPLAGRHVVVTSGATTESIDPIRTLSNRASGKTGRAVARACYVRGADVTLVHDGDEVPYAAVESVESAAEMLEATRGAVADADALVSAAAISDYTVERRDSKIRSGAESLTLELEPTPKLVDTVRDDHPDLPIVGFKAETGGDDDAIVAQARELLERAGMAFVVGNDASVMAADRTRALVVRPDDVTEFEGEKAALGARIAEELAAELD; this is translated from the coding sequence ATGCTGGACGGCGTCAACGTCGCGCTGGGGGTCACCGGCTCGATAGCCGCGGTGAAGACGGTCGAACTCGCCCACGAGCTGCGCCGCCGCGGCGCCGATGTCAGAGCGGTCACCACCGACGCCGCCGAGGGGATCGTCCACCCGTGGGCGGTCGAGTTCGCGACCGACAACCCGGTCGTCACCGAGATAACCGGCGCCGTCGAGCACGTCGAGCTCTGCGGCCGCGAGGGCTGGGCCGACGTGCTGCTGGTCGCGCCGGCGACCGCCAACACCGTCGGCAAGATCGCGGCCGCGGTCGACGACACGCCGGTCACCACCTGCGCGACGACCGCCCTGGGCGCGGACGTGCCGGTCGTCGTCGCGCCCGCGATGCACGAGCCGATGTACGACCACCCCGGGGTCCTCGACGCGATCGACCGCGTCGAGTCGTGGGGCGTCGAGTTCGTCGACCCGCGCGTCGAGGAGGGCAAGGCCAAGATCGCCACGGCGGACGCCATCGCGCTGGCGACCGCCCGCGCGGCGACGCCGGACCCCCTGGCCGGCCGTCACGTCGTCGTCACCAGCGGCGCGACCACGGAGTCGATCGACCCGATCCGGACGCTCTCGAACCGGGCGTCGGGCAAGACCGGCCGGGCCGTCGCCCGCGCCTGCTACGTCCGCGGCGCCGACGTGACCCTCGTCCACGACGGCGACGAGGTGCCCTACGCCGCCGTCGAGTCGGTCGAGTCGGCCGCGGAGATGCTCGAAGCCACGCGCGGGGCGGTCGCCGACGCCGACGCGCTCGTCTCGGCGGCGGCCATCTCTGACTACACCGTCGAGCGGCGCGACTCGAAGATCCGCTCGGGCGCCGAGTCGCTGACGCTCGAACTCGAACCGACGCCGAAGCTCGTCGACACGGTTCGCGACGACCACCCCGACCTCCCCATCGTCGGGTTCAAGGCCGAGACCGGCGGGGACGACGACGCCATCGTCGCGCAGGCCCGCGAGCTGCTGGAGCGTGCGGGGATGGCGTTCGTCGTCGGCAACGACGCGAGCGTGATGGCCGCCGACCGCACCCGGGCGCTGGTCGTCCGCCCCGACGACGTGACCGAGTTCGAGGGCGAGAAGGCGGCGCTCGGCGCGCGGATCGCCGAGGAACTCGCCGCGGAACTGGACTGA
- a CDS encoding NAD(P)/FAD-dependent oxidoreductase produces the protein MTDEDVLVVGGGLAGLTAALFTARAGLDTRVVSTGEPILRRNAHLENFPGFPAGVNPRLLLDSTREQAERNGVRFTDARVERVSPLDPDDPSYPEDGDLGPADETAGFTVSVPDGDALTATYVVAASWSDPSYLDDLDVSLVQRGSKQFVGVDDLGRTEVDGLYAAGRLAKQYHQAVVAAGHGAQVAITLVEDSDRPFYHDWVVPEGYFTGRDREVPPGCEEIDEAERRRREDEARAAIRESVADPHPDEPTMHPSVADEE, from the coding sequence ATGACCGACGAGGACGTGCTCGTGGTCGGCGGCGGCCTGGCCGGCCTGACGGCGGCGCTGTTCACGGCCCGCGCGGGCCTCGACACCCGGGTGGTCTCGACCGGCGAACCGATCCTCCGGCGCAACGCCCACCTGGAGAACTTCCCCGGCTTCCCCGCCGGCGTCAACCCGCGGCTGCTGCTCGACTCGACGCGCGAGCAGGCCGAGCGCAACGGGGTCCGGTTCACCGACGCCCGCGTCGAGCGGGTCTCGCCGCTCGACCCCGACGATCCCTCCTACCCCGAGGACGGCGACCTCGGCCCGGCCGACGAGACGGCGGGATTCACCGTCTCGGTGCCGGACGGCGACGCGCTCACGGCCACGTACGTCGTCGCCGCGTCGTGGTCGGACCCGTCGTACCTCGACGACCTCGACGTGTCGCTGGTCCAGCGCGGGTCCAAGCAGTTCGTCGGCGTCGACGACCTCGGGCGGACGGAGGTCGACGGGCTGTACGCCGCGGGGCGACTCGCGAAGCAGTACCACCAGGCGGTCGTCGCGGCCGGCCACGGCGCCCAGGTGGCGATCACCCTCGTCGAGGACTCGGACCGCCCCTTCTACCACGACTGGGTCGTCCCGGAGGGATACTTCACCGGCCGCGACCGGGAGGTCCCGCCGGGCTGCGAGGAGATCGACGAGGCCGAGCGGCGCCGCCGCGAGGACGAGGCCCGCGCGGCTATCCGGGAGTCCGTGGCCGACCCTCACCCCGACGAGCCGACCATGCACCCAAGCGTCGCCGACGAGGAGTGA
- a CDS encoding DUF58 domain-containing protein has protein sequence MSDTVTGTTDADEAEGPADRDGGDQRTDADEVEGPTDTDGTAAEQRSGDADAGTDAEPDAETGSSLSGDGSGVTLAATTGSETTASGVEDRWLAGAVFALASVALGVFLSNTGLFLAAIVGLVYAAYGSVSRPPSPSLVAERRVDPADPNPGDRIAVTVRVENAGEVPLADVRVADEPPADLDVVTGDARGAGTVEPDDHLTVEYELRAARGRHEFGDVTAAARSAAGEAVRRTTFEAGQSLVCHATVDSLPLAAQTGIGAGRVETDSGGEGVEFYATREYAPGDSASRVDWNRYASTGELTTVTYRESKAATVVFLVDGRLRRRAAPGDPDARDLCGYAAVRLADDLLNQGTQVGAAVLATGRGDRFATGGTVPPATGTEQSLRLRALLRTKLDVTVDDLDETVGRSSAATGGADAAGRAGRTDGHRGIAGGRRRLTDGLPAGAQVVFVSPLLDDEAVRVVERLVAHDHATTVVSPDLTGRGTAGAAVERIERSARVRAVTGTRRARIVDWSPAEPLRVAVDRAAARWER, from the coding sequence GTGAGCGACACGGTTACCGGGACGACCGACGCCGACGAGGCCGAGGGACCGGCCGACCGCGACGGGGGCGACCAGCGGACCGACGCCGACGAGGTCGAGGGACCGACAGATACCGACGGGACGGCCGCGGAACAGCGGAGCGGCGACGCGGACGCGGGCACGGACGCCGAACCCGACGCGGAGACCGGGTCGTCGCTCTCGGGCGACGGGTCGGGCGTGACGCTGGCGGCGACCACCGGGTCGGAGACGACCGCCTCGGGCGTCGAGGACCGCTGGCTCGCGGGCGCGGTGTTCGCGCTCGCGTCGGTGGCCCTGGGGGTGTTCCTGTCGAACACCGGCCTCTTCCTCGCAGCGATCGTCGGGCTCGTCTACGCGGCGTACGGGTCGGTCTCGCGGCCGCCGTCGCCGTCGCTGGTCGCGGAACGGCGCGTCGACCCGGCGGACCCGAACCCGGGCGACCGGATCGCGGTGACGGTCCGGGTCGAGAACGCCGGCGAGGTCCCGCTGGCGGACGTGCGCGTCGCCGACGAGCCGCCCGCTGACCTCGACGTGGTCACGGGCGACGCCCGCGGGGCGGGGACGGTCGAGCCCGACGACCACCTGACGGTCGAGTACGAGCTCCGGGCGGCCCGCGGCAGACACGAGTTCGGGGACGTGACGGCGGCCGCGCGCAGCGCGGCGGGCGAGGCGGTCCGGCGGACGACCTTCGAGGCGGGCCAGTCGCTGGTCTGTCACGCGACGGTCGACTCGCTGCCGCTGGCCGCCCAGACGGGGATCGGCGCGGGCCGGGTCGAGACAGACTCGGGCGGCGAGGGCGTGGAGTTCTACGCCACCCGGGAGTACGCGCCGGGCGACTCGGCCAGCCGCGTCGACTGGAACCGCTACGCGTCGACGGGCGAGCTGACGACGGTCACCTACCGCGAGTCGAAGGCCGCGACGGTCGTGTTCCTCGTCGACGGCCGGCTCCGGCGGCGGGCCGCGCCGGGCGACCCCGACGCCCGGGACCTCTGTGGCTACGCGGCGGTCAGGCTCGCCGACGACCTCCTCAACCAGGGGACGCAGGTCGGGGCCGCGGTGCTCGCGACGGGCCGGGGCGACCGGTTCGCGACGGGCGGCACCGTTCCGCCCGCGACCGGGACCGAACAGTCGCTGCGCCTGCGAGCGCTGTTGCGGACGAAGCTCGACGTCACGGTGGACGACCTGGACGAGACGGTCGGACGGTCGTCCGCCGCGACAGGCGGCGCCGACGCGGCCGGCCGCGCCGGGCGGACGGACGGGCACCGGGGGATCGCCGGCGGACGGCGCCGGCTGACCGACGGCCTCCCGGCCGGCGCGCAGGTCGTCTTCGTCTCGCCGCTGCTGGACGACGAGGCGGTCCGGGTCGTCGAGCGGCTGGTCGCGCACGACCACGCGACGACGGTCGTCAGCCCGGACCTGACGGGGCGGGGGACGGCCGGCGCGGCGGTCGAGCGGATCGAGCGGTCCGCCCGCGTCCGCGCGGTGACGGGCACTCGCCGCGCGCGAATCGTCGACTGGTCGCCCGCCGAACCGCTCCGGGTCGCGGTCGACCGCGCGGCCGCGAGGTGGGAGCGATGA
- a CDS encoding DUF7269 family protein — protein sequence MDVDLGIGGRRTRLAAAAVGALALATAAALVAGVGGERFAEAVDAVVWPARPLVYFVAHFALVLGAWSLWRARSTGGGPDVSLPAPDDADRDGEQLVGDDVDGALDALTDPEAPRNGWKRADVRNRIRGVAVDVLEAEVDGDADDAARLLKTGEWTDDPRAAAYLGEDVAVPVRIRVTDWASGDPHRRRVEATVAELAARAGVETEVVEA from the coding sequence ATGGACGTCGACCTCGGGATCGGCGGTCGCCGGACTCGACTCGCCGCGGCCGCGGTCGGCGCCCTCGCGCTCGCGACGGCGGCGGCGCTCGTCGCGGGCGTCGGCGGGGAGCGGTTCGCCGAGGCGGTCGACGCGGTCGTCTGGCCGGCCCGCCCGCTCGTGTACTTCGTCGCGCACTTCGCGCTCGTCCTCGGCGCGTGGTCGCTGTGGCGCGCCCGCTCGACCGGCGGCGGTCCCGACGTGTCCCTACCCGCGCCCGACGACGCCGACCGCGACGGCGAACAGCTGGTCGGCGACGACGTGGACGGTGCGCTCGACGCGCTCACCGACCCGGAGGCGCCCCGGAACGGCTGGAAGCGCGCCGACGTACGGAACCGGATCCGCGGGGTCGCAGTCGACGTGCTCGAAGCGGAGGTCGACGGCGACGCCGACGACGCGGCGCGGCTCCTGAAGACCGGCGAGTGGACGGACGACCCGCGCGCGGCGGCGTATCTCGGCGAGGACGTGGCCGTTCCGGTCCGGATCCGCGTGACCGACTGGGCGAGCGGCGACCCCCACCGCCGGCGGGTCGAGGCGACCGTCGCGGAGCTTGCGGCCCGCGCCGGCGTCGAGACGGAGGTGGTCGAGGCGTGA
- a CDS encoding DUF4129 domain-containing protein, whose translation MKQTGPRTVLVALAVLAVALGGALFPASGFGSAPADETDLVGVDAAGDPGDAADATPERAGRAVTDAPEPANDDAPPTATTVSSTVVDGTTPTATATPTATATATPTPGSDGGDTGSGGLALGLWALAGVVAAVVAAAALGGLSFGSGGGSGSGPGLGPVSLPWPFGGGGDGDAGVSPAGLVKRVPQATMVALVGASTGTARVLSTAGSAASDTASALATVVAGGSRATGGLLAGLSGLFSVSGGSLLSVTGVLSGLATGGSDGPASRAPDADARATAPVEPEPDDDPIRTVEGAWAAFADPLPVADPEARTPGELARAAVERGDPREPVERLRDVFRDVRYGGAPATDDRTRAAVEAARAVLARREDEG comes from the coding sequence GTGAAGCAGACGGGTCCCCGCACCGTCCTCGTAGCGCTGGCCGTCCTCGCGGTCGCACTGGGCGGCGCCCTCTTCCCGGCCTCGGGGTTCGGCTCGGCGCCCGCCGACGAGACCGACCTCGTCGGCGTCGACGCCGCCGGCGACCCCGGTGACGCCGCCGACGCGACGCCCGAACGGGCCGGCCGGGCGGTGACCGACGCACCGGAGCCGGCGAACGACGACGCGCCGCCGACGGCCACGACCGTCTCGTCGACCGTCGTCGACGGGACGACGCCGACGGCGACAGCGACGCCGACGGCGACGGCGACAGCGACGCCGACGCCCGGATCCGACGGGGGCGACACCGGCAGTGGCGGCCTCGCGCTGGGGCTGTGGGCGCTCGCCGGCGTGGTGGCCGCGGTCGTCGCCGCGGCGGCGCTCGGCGGACTGTCCTTCGGTTCGGGGGGCGGCTCCGGCTCCGGTCCGGGTCTCGGGCCGGTCTCCCTGCCCTGGCCGTTCGGCGGTGGCGGCGACGGCGACGCCGGCGTCTCGCCGGCCGGGCTGGTCAAGCGGGTCCCGCAGGCGACGATGGTCGCGCTCGTCGGCGCCTCGACCGGGACGGCGCGGGTGCTCTCGACCGCGGGGTCGGCCGCGAGCGACACCGCCTCGGCGCTCGCGACCGTCGTCGCCGGCGGGTCGCGGGCGACCGGCGGCCTGCTGGCCGGCCTGAGTGGACTGTTCTCGGTCTCCGGCGGCTCGCTGCTGTCGGTCACCGGCGTCCTGTCGGGGCTGGCGACCGGCGGCTCCGACGGTCCGGCCAGCCGCGCGCCCGACGCCGACGCGCGGGCGACCGCGCCCGTCGAGCCCGAACCCGACGACGACCCGATCCGGACGGTCGAGGGCGCGTGGGCGGCGTTCGCCGACCCGCTGCCGGTCGCCGACCCCGAGGCGCGGACGCCCGGCGAACTGGCGCGGGCGGCGGTCGAGCGGGGCGACCCGCGCGAGCCCGTCGAGCGGCTCAGGGACGTGTTCAGGGACGTGCGCTACGGCGGCGCGCCGGCGACCGACGACCGGACGCGGGCCGCCGTCGAGGCCGCCAGGGCCGTGCTCGCCCGGCGGGAGGACGAGGGATGA
- a CDS encoding M48 family metalloprotease has product MSLRNDRGLAVRMAAALVVVVAANALFVGVLLTLAAPWLGALAERVARSVGLPGSVAALWWLPVAAALVAASVWAQLRYVRRETLAAVDAEPADPDAYPDLDSRITRLAAQAGVPAPDCHVVDSETPNSFALDGAGPPAVVVSTGLLETLDGDRLDCVLAHELAHLQHRDATVMTLASFLPALTGDRYSLLDSLGPWARSRAAWAAGVAALYLLGAVTTGTTPLDPGYALGFAGGLLAAVVLGGVALGVFATATTAVARRLSHYREFAADRAAGRLTGDPAALADALATLDDETAAAPTVDKRLAYDEVRGLCLLPAGFGADEPADPDEFHVETRSHPPTDERVARLRELVDRR; this is encoded by the coding sequence GTGTCCCTCCGGAACGACCGCGGGCTCGCCGTTCGGATGGCCGCGGCGCTGGTCGTCGTCGTCGCCGCGAACGCCCTGTTCGTGGGCGTCCTCCTCACGCTGGCCGCCCCGTGGCTGGGCGCCCTCGCCGAGCGGGTCGCCCGCTCGGTCGGCCTCCCCGGGTCGGTCGCCGCGCTGTGGTGGCTCCCGGTGGCGGCCGCGCTCGTCGCCGCCAGCGTCTGGGCGCAGCTGCGCTACGTCCGCCGGGAGACCCTCGCCGCCGTCGACGCGGAACCCGCCGACCCCGACGCGTACCCCGACCTGGACAGCCGGATAACCCGGCTGGCCGCGCAGGCGGGGGTCCCGGCGCCCGACTGCCACGTCGTCGACAGCGAGACGCCCAACAGCTTCGCGCTCGACGGCGCCGGCCCGCCCGCGGTCGTCGTCAGCACCGGCCTGCTGGAAACGCTCGACGGCGACCGGCTGGACTGCGTGCTCGCCCACGAACTCGCCCACCTCCAGCACCGCGACGCGACCGTCATGACCCTCGCCTCGTTCCTCCCGGCGCTGACCGGCGACCGCTACTCCCTGCTGGATTCCCTCGGTCCGTGGGCCCGCAGCCGCGCCGCCTGGGCCGCCGGCGTCGCCGCGCTCTACCTCCTGGGCGCGGTCACAACGGGGACGACTCCCCTCGACCCCGGTTACGCGCTGGGCTTCGCCGGCGGACTACTCGCCGCGGTCGTCCTCGGCGGCGTCGCCCTGGGCGTCTTCGCCACGGCGACGACCGCCGTCGCCCGTCGGCTATCACACTACCGCGAGTTCGCCGCCGACCGGGCGGCCGGACGGCTCACCGGTGACCCCGCCGCTCTCGCCGACGCGCTCGCGACGCTGGACGACGAGACGGCCGCGGCCCCGACCGTCGACAAGCGCCTCGCCTACGACGAGGTGCGCGGCCTCTGTCTGCTTCCCGCCGGGTTCGGCGCCGACGAGCCGGCCGACCCCGACGAGTTCCACGTCGAGACGCGGTCGCACCCGCCCACCGACGAGCGGGTCGCGCGGCTGCGCGAGTTGGTCGACCGGCGGTGA
- the trpB gene encoding tryptophan synthase subunit beta, protein MSDSEEFGEFGGRHVPEPMQEPLARLADAFETVAQTEEFRAEFRAILEEYAGRPTPVFHAENLSERYGAEIYLKREDLLHGGAHKINNAVGQALLAAKAGKSRLIAETGAGQHGTATAMVGALFDLDTEIYMGKKDARRQRMNVFRMRLMGAEVNEVEREGQGLSEAVDAALEDFVENIDDTHYLVGSVVGPDPFPRMVREFQSVIGREAREQFLERVGELPDAAVACVGGGSNAIGLFHAFRDDDVAFYGGEGGGEGADSGRHAAPLDDGREDVLHGMKTRVIDDDTEVHSVSAGLDYPGVGPEHAMFREMGRAEYRAIPDDEALEAFRALSEEEGIIPALETAHGLAMAKRVAEETDHETILVNLSGRGDKDMETAAERFDLS, encoded by the coding sequence ATGAGCGACAGCGAGGAGTTCGGCGAGTTCGGCGGCCGACACGTTCCGGAACCGATGCAGGAGCCGCTGGCGCGGCTGGCCGACGCCTTCGAGACGGTGGCACAGACCGAGGAGTTCCGCGCGGAGTTCCGCGCGATCCTCGAAGAGTACGCGGGGCGGCCGACACCGGTCTTCCACGCGGAGAACCTCAGCGAGCGCTACGGCGCGGAGATCTACCTCAAGCGGGAGGACCTGCTCCACGGCGGCGCCCACAAGATCAACAACGCCGTCGGGCAGGCGCTGCTCGCGGCAAAGGCCGGCAAGTCGCGGCTCATCGCCGAGACGGGCGCCGGCCAGCACGGCACCGCGACGGCGATGGTCGGCGCGCTGTTCGACCTCGACACGGAGATCTACATGGGGAAGAAAGACGCCCGGCGCCAGCGGATGAACGTCTTCCGGATGCGCCTGATGGGCGCGGAGGTCAACGAGGTCGAGCGCGAGGGCCAGGGCCTCTCGGAGGCGGTCGACGCCGCCCTCGAAGATTTCGTCGAGAACATCGACGACACGCACTACCTCGTCGGCTCCGTGGTCGGCCCGGACCCGTTCCCGCGGATGGTCCGGGAGTTCCAGTCGGTCATCGGCCGCGAGGCGCGCGAGCAGTTCCTGGAGCGGGTGGGCGAGTTGCCCGACGCGGCCGTCGCCTGCGTCGGCGGGGGGTCGAACGCCATCGGCCTGTTCCACGCGTTCCGCGACGACGACGTGGCGTTCTACGGCGGCGAGGGCGGCGGGGAGGGCGCCGACTCCGGCCGCCACGCCGCGCCGCTGGACGACGGCCGGGAGGACGTGCTCCACGGGATGAAGACCCGCGTCATCGACGACGACACCGAGGTCCACTCCGTCTCGGCGGGGCTGGACTACCCGGGCGTCGGCCCGGAACACGCCATGTTCCGCGAGATGGGCCGTGCGGAGTACCGGGCGATCCCCGACGACGAGGCGCTCGAAGCCTTCCGCGCGCTCAGTGAGGAGGAGGGGATCATCCCGGCGCTGGAGACGGCCCACGGGCTGGCGATGGCAAAGCGGGTCGCCGAGGAGACCGACCACGAGACGATCCTCGTCAACCTCAGCGGCCGGGGCGACAAGGACATGGAGACCGCCGCCGAGCGGTTCGACCTGTCCTGA
- a CDS encoding universal stress protein: MHYLVATDGSTVSDRAVEHAADEASVRDADLEVVHVLTPETKLVDGDIVLPGEASAVDHAEGILDAAVETAADAAEGGAVAIETQLLTGRPASAITEYAENAGVDAVFVGHRGRSETPGAVGSVAKSVIDKASVPVTVTR, translated from the coding sequence ATGCACTACCTCGTCGCAACGGACGGGTCGACAGTCAGCGACCGCGCCGTCGAACACGCCGCCGACGAAGCGAGCGTCCGGGACGCGGACCTGGAGGTCGTCCACGTGCTGACCCCGGAGACGAAACTGGTCGACGGGGACATCGTCCTTCCGGGCGAGGCCTCGGCCGTCGACCACGCCGAGGGGATCCTCGACGCCGCCGTCGAGACGGCCGCGGACGCCGCCGAGGGCGGCGCCGTCGCGATCGAGACGCAACTGTTGACCGGACGGCCTGCGAGCGCGATAACCGAGTACGCCGAGAACGCCGGCGTCGACGCCGTCTTCGTCGGTCACCGCGGCCGCTCCGAGACGCCGGGCGCGGTCGGGAGCGTCGCCAAGAGCGTCATCGACAAGGCGTCGGTCCCGGTGACCGTCACGCGGTGA
- a CDS encoding DUF5518 domain-containing protein, with protein MATRSDSFVERREGDFWVNALIGAVVMVVLSWIPFATVLGGGVAGYLQRGTRTEGARIGAVSGLLAAVPVFAVLVLVFSVFSFGAVAGGEAFGAAVFAAILLFALAVTAAVVAGTGAVGGYLGVYLRERTDDDADDHGPAAVDPTVEVDPETAP; from the coding sequence ATGGCTACGAGATCCGACTCGTTCGTCGAGCGCCGCGAGGGTGACTTCTGGGTAAACGCGCTGATCGGCGCGGTCGTGATGGTGGTCCTGTCGTGGATCCCGTTCGCGACGGTGCTGGGCGGCGGCGTCGCGGGCTACCTCCAGCGGGGCACCCGCACGGAGGGCGCCAGGATCGGCGCGGTCTCCGGGCTGCTCGCCGCCGTGCCCGTCTTCGCGGTGCTCGTACTGGTGTTCAGCGTGTTCAGCTTCGGCGCGGTCGCAGGGGGCGAGGCGTTCGGGGCCGCCGTCTTCGCCGCGATACTCCTGTTCGCGCTCGCGGTCACCGCCGCGGTCGTCGCCGGGACCGGCGCCGTCGGCGGCTACCTCGGCGTCTACCTCCGGGAGCGCACCGACGACGACGCCGACGACCACGGGCCGGCCGCCGTCGATCCGACCGTCGAGGTCGACCCCGAGACCGCGCCCTGA
- a CDS encoding SRPBCC family protein, which yields MDEVEVSTVIHVPPAEAYEFIVDFPRYADYSEYLEEVRRDGDGSPGTRYALRFAWWKLTYTAHTEVVDADPPQRLDWRVTRNIDADGHWRIEEAADEAPDGVEAASRVSLRIEYDPGSVNAGSIDLPRFVSLSWVVEKVKPLIQKEAERVVERIVADIEGRPREVDLTVHTRPDAL from the coding sequence GTGGACGAAGTCGAGGTCAGCACGGTCATCCACGTGCCGCCCGCGGAGGCCTACGAGTTCATCGTCGACTTCCCGCGGTACGCCGACTACTCCGAGTATCTGGAGGAAGTCCGCCGCGACGGCGACGGGTCGCCCGGCACCCGCTACGCGCTGCGCTTCGCCTGGTGGAAGCTCACCTACACCGCCCACACGGAGGTCGTCGACGCCGACCCGCCCCAGCGCCTCGACTGGCGCGTCACCAGGAACATCGACGCCGACGGCCACTGGCGCATCGAGGAGGCGGCCGACGAGGCGCCCGACGGGGTCGAGGCGGCCTCGCGAGTCTCGTTGCGTATCGAGTACGACCCCGGCTCCGTCAACGCCGGCAGCATCGACCTCCCGCGGTTCGTCTCGCTGTCGTGGGTCGTCGAGAAGGTCAAGCCGCTGATCCAGAAGGAGGCCGAGCGCGTCGTCGAGCGGATCGTCGCCGACATCGAGGGTCGGCCCCGCGAGGTCGACCTGACGGTCCACACCCGCCCGGACGCGCTGTGA